In Spirochaetota bacterium, the DNA window GAGCAATATGAATTTAGGAAAAAAATTATTGAAAAATTTTTAATCGAAAATGGCCACAAAATTAACTCATTTAGCGCAATTGTTGGAAGAGGAGGACTATTAAAGCCCATAAAATCAGGTACATATGTTGTAAATGATAATATGCTTGAAGATTTAAGATCCTGCAAATATGGAGAACATGCATCTAATCTCGGAGCTTTAATTGCATACTCTATTGCAAAAGAAATCAATGTGCCTGCATACATAGTAGATCCTGTAGTTGTAGACGAACTAGAAGATGTAGCAAGAATAAGTGGACATCCTTTGTTTTCAAGGATTTCTATTTTTCATGCTTTAAATCAAAAAGCAGTCGCAAGAGAAGTTTCAAAAAAATTTAATAAAAAATATGAAGATTTAAATCTTATTGTATGTCATTTAGGAGGTGGAATTTCAATAGGTATGCATAGAAAAGGTAAGGTTGTTGATGTTAATAATGCTCTTGATGGAGAAGGCCCTTTCTCACCGGAAAGATCAATGACACTTCCTTCTGGAGCCTTAGCAAAACTTTGCTTTTCTGGCAAATATACTTTAGATCAGGTAAAAAAAATGATAAAAGGAGAAGGAGGACTTGTAGCTCATTTAGGAACAAATGATGCTAGAAAAGTTCAAGAAATGATTAGAAATGGAGATGAAAAAGCTAAATTAATATATAAAGCTATGGCTTATCAAGTAGCTAAATATATTATGTCGCTATTCCCTGCAGCAAATGGAGAGGTAGACGCAGTTATCTTAACTGGTGGAATAGCATATGATAATGAATTTTTTGTACCATGGGTAAAAGAGTATTTGGGACCTAAAATTAATGTTATCGTATTTCCAGGTGAATTAGAAATGAAAGCTTTAGCCTTAGGTGGTTTAAGAGTTCTAAAAGGAGAAGAAGAAGCTAAAATCTACTCTTAAATTCTAATATTTAATAAATTTATTTAATTAATTATTTTTAGCAAAATTAGACAAATTAAGATTTTATAAAAAGATTAATCTTAAATGATTTTTAAAAAATTTAAGTGGTATGGGTATGATAAAATATTTTTTTTCATTTTTTAATAAATTGACTATTCAAAATAATAAAAAAACTTTAAATTTTGATCGAAATTTTGCAAATATAATGAGGAAAATATTAATACCATTTTTCAATCTTTTCTTTAATATTGAAGTTGATGATAATATCATAAAAAACCTAAATCCTCCATATATTATCCTTGCAAATCATTCAAACTGGTGGGATCCATTTTTAATAGGAATCTTTATTAAAAAACCCCTTCATTTTATTGCAACTGAAGATATTTTTAGACTTTTTCCGTATAATTTTATATTACCTAAACTTGGAGCAATACCAAAAATAAAATTCTATCCTGATTTTGATACTATCAAAAAAATATTTGAAGTTAAACAAAATAATGGAATAATTGGAATTTTCCCTGAAGGTGAAAGAAATTGGGATGGCAATACTCTTCAAATAGTACCTTCAACAATTAAATTATTAAAAAAACTATCTTTACCTGTTGTTATATGTCTACTAAAAGGAGCTCATATGGTCTATCCAAGATGGGCTAAAACTTACAGAAAAGGGAATATCTTAGTTCATTTTACTCATCTTATTACAAAAGAAGAAATTGATAATTTAGATGAAGAAGCCTTGTATAATTTGATAAATGAAAAGTTTTCATATAACGAATATGAATTTTATAGAGATAAAAAAGCTTTATTTTTGGGGAAAAATAAATCTAAAGGATTAGGAAACTTTTTATTTATTTGCCCCCACTGTAAATCAATAAATAAAAATGATTCTAAGGGAAACTTCTTTTATTGTAGAAATTGTGGATATGAAGTCTTTATAAACAAATACAACTTTTTTGAATTATCAAAAACTTCTAAAGTAAATACTTTTTACTTTGACAACCCGTATGAATGGAACAAGTGGCAAATATCTTATATATCAGACCAAATAAAACAAAACAGTATCAATTACTTTTATAAAGATAAAGGAATAATTTTATTTTCAAGAAAAAAGAAAGGTTCTTTATTTAAAATTAATAGTGGAACTTTAAAGTTAGATAAAAATTCGCTAATTGTTCATACGTTGAGAGGCAAAGATATAATTTTTGAGTTAAAAAAAATAGCATCTATAAATGTTTTATATAGAAATATCCTAGATTTTTATTATGAAAATTCTTTTTATAGAATAATATTTGAGAATAGCAAAATTTCAGCATATAAATATGTTATTACAATAAAAGCATTAAAAAGTATTTATTAAATTATTTATTATTGCCCAACTTATATATCAATATCCCTTTTTATTCTTTTGTAATCATCAGTAATAACCTTTTGATATGTTTCAATATAATATTTAGAATTCAGAATATAATCTGCTGTGGATTGATTACAAGCAACAGGTATATTAAAAAGTACAGCTATTCTAAGTAGAGCTTTAATATCTGGATCATGTGGTTGAGCTTCAAGAGGATCCCAAAAAAATATTAAAAG includes these proteins:
- a CDS encoding 1-acyl-sn-glycerol-3-phosphate acyltransferase, coding for MIKYFFSFFNKLTIQNNKKTLNFDRNFANIMRKILIPFFNLFFNIEVDDNIIKNLNPPYIILANHSNWWDPFLIGIFIKKPLHFIATEDIFRLFPYNFILPKLGAIPKIKFYPDFDTIKKIFEVKQNNGIIGIFPEGERNWDGNTLQIVPSTIKLLKKLSLPVVICLLKGAHMVYPRWAKTYRKGNILVHFTHLITKEEIDNLDEEALYNLINEKFSYNEYEFYRDKKALFLGKNKSKGLGNFLFICPHCKSINKNDSKGNFFYCRNCGYEVFINKYNFFELSKTSKVNTFYFDNPYEWNKWQISYISDQIKQNSINYFYKDKGIILFSRKKKGSLFKINSGTLKLDKNSLIVHTLRGKDIIFELKKIASINVLYRNILDFYYENSFYRIIFENSKISAYKYVITIKALKSIY
- the buk gene encoding butyrate kinase, encoding MNYKLLIINPGSTSTKISIFIDENEILTTTLRHTTEELLPFNSIIEQYEFRKKIIEKFLIENGHKINSFSAIVGRGGLLKPIKSGTYVVNDNMLEDLRSCKYGEHASNLGALIAYSIAKEINVPAYIVDPVVVDELEDVARISGHPLFSRISIFHALNQKAVAREVSKKFNKKYEDLNLIVCHLGGGISIGMHRKGKVVDVNNALDGEGPFSPERSMTLPSGALAKLCFSGKYTLDQVKKMIKGEGGLVAHLGTNDARKVQEMIRNGDEKAKLIYKAMAYQVAKYIMSLFPAANGEVDAVILTGGIAYDNEFFVPWVKEYLGPKINVIVFPGELEMKALALGGLRVLKGEEEAKIYS